In Cuculus canorus isolate bCucCan1 chromosome 9, bCucCan1.pri, whole genome shotgun sequence, the following are encoded in one genomic region:
- the LOC104067430 gene encoding transcription cofactor HES-6, translated as MTATATASGTHKLTSTKEERKLRKPLIERKRRERINNCLDQLKETVVGAFHLDQSKLEKADILEMTVKHLQNIQSSKLMADSKVGLEAQQRYSTGYIQCMHEVHNLLLTCEWMDKTLGARLLNHLLKSLPRSREDTCKAALRSSSPSQQPLLTPKSPVRPKGSTRDVNPSQEDFCPVENKQASKNPFQLPSLSVFSQADAVPPRQVLQPNFSHNNPRMGSLDMWRPW; from the exons ATGACCGCCACAGCCACTGCCAGCGGCACCCACAAGCTCACCAGCAccaaggaggagaggaag TTAAGAAAACCCCTCATTGAGCGGAAGCGAAGAGAAAGGATCAATAACTGCTTGGACCAGCTGAAGGAAACTGTTGTGGGTGCATTTCATCTGGAT CAGTCTAAGCTGGAAAAAGCAGACATCCTGGAAATGACGGTGAAGCACCTCCAGAACATCCAGAGCAGCAAGCTGATGG CTGACTCCAAGGTGGGCCTGGAAGCCCAGCAGCGGTACAGCACTGGGTACATCCAGTGCATGCACGAGGTGCACAACCTCCTCCTCACCTGCGAGTGGATGGACAAAACCCTTGGCGCCCGCCTTCTGAACCACCTGCTGAAATCCTTACCCAGGTCTCGAGAAGACACCTGCAAAGCAGCATTGAGGTCTTCCAGCCCGTCTcagcagcctctcctcacaccaAAAAGCCCCGTAAGGCCTAAGGGGAGTACTCGGGATGTGAACCCATCACAGGAGGACTTCTGCCCTGTGGAGAACAAGCAGGCTTCAAAAAATCCCTTCCAGCTGCCATCACTGTCAGTTTTCAGCCAGGCAGATGCTGTACCTCCTAGACAGGTTCTGCAGCCAAATTTTTCCCATAACAACCCTCGAATGGGGTCATTAGATATGTGGAGACCATGGTAA